The Chanodichthys erythropterus isolate Z2021 chromosome 12, ASM2448905v1, whole genome shotgun sequence genome contains a region encoding:
- the naa15b gene encoding N-alpha-acetyltransferase 15, NatA auxiliary subunit b isoform X2, protein MPTVTLPPKENALFKRILRCYEHKQYRNGLKFCKQILSNPKFSEHGETLAMKGLTLNCLGKKEEAYELVRRGLRNDLKSHVCWHVYGLLQRSDKKYDEAIKCYRNALKWDKDNLQILRDLSLLQIQMRDLEGYRETRYQLLQLRPAQRASWIGYAIAYHLLEDYEMAAKIIEEFRKTQQTSPDKVDYEYSELLLYQNQVLREAGLLREALDHLTTYEKQICDKLAVEETKGELLLNLERFEEAADVYRRLQERNPENWAYYHGLEKALKPVNTEEKLKIYEEAWEKYPKGLVPRRLPLSFLSGDKFRECLDRYLRMNFSKGCPPVFTTLRSLYQDKEKVSIIEELVVGFETSLRSCRMFSPDDDGKEEPPTTLLWVQYFLAQHYDQIGQHTMALEYINAGIESTPTLIELFLIKAKIYKHAGNIREAARWMDEAQALDTADRFINSKCAKYLLKAGLVKEAEEMCAKFTREGASAVENLNEMQCMWFQTECALAYKSMKKCGEALKKCHEIERHFVEITDDQFDFHTYCMRKMTLRSYVDLLKLEDVLRMHPFYFKASQTAIQIYLNLHDNPLTDDSKELQAETGNLTDKELKKLRNKQRRAQKKAQLEEEKKNAEKEKQLKNQKKKKEDDDEEIGGPKEELIPEKLARVENPLDEAVKFLTPLKNLVKNKIDTHLLAFEIYFRKEKFLLMLQSVKRANAIDPDHPWLHQCLVRFFKGVSESKDLAESVSMVLKQEISRLFGESNAKSFNQAFLSKHSSSIPHRVAAAKMMFYLDPSTQKKAVELAIALDESLNNRSIQICTEVLESLCDGSLGEAKETAELYRAECHKIYPYTLAFMPPGYEENMKIAVNGDVSTETEELANDM, encoded by the exons ATGCCGACAGTCACTCTGCCTCCCAAAGAAAACGCTCTGTTCAAGAGGATCCTG AGATGTTATGAACACAAGCAGTACAGAAATGGACTGAAATTCTGCAAACAGATTCTCTCTAATCCCAAGTTCTCAGAACATGGAG AGACACTGGCGATGAAAGGCCTGACCCTGAACTGCCTGGGAAAGAAAGAAGAAGCCTACGAACTTGTCCGTAGAGGTCTACGAAATGACCTGAAGAGCCACGTTT GTTGGCATGTGTACGGTCTGCTCCAGAGGTCTGACAAGAAGTACGATGAGGCTATAAAGTGCTACAGAAATGCACTGAAATGGGACAAAGACAACTTGCAGATCCTTCGAGATCTCTCACTGCTGCAGATCCAAATGAGAGACCTGGAGGGTTACAGG GAGACCCGGTATCAGCTGCTGCAGTTGCGGCCAGCTCAGCGAGCATCATGGATTGGTTACGCCATTGCGTATCACCTCTTAGAGGACTATGAGATGGCCGCCAAAATCATTGAGGAGTTTAGAAAAACACAACAG aCGTCCCCTGACAAAGTGGATTATGAGTACAGTGAACTGCTGCTGTATCAGAATCAGGTCCTGAGGGAGGCAGGACTCTTGAGAGAAGCTCTGGATCATCTCACCACCTACGAGAAACAGATCTGTGATAAACTGGCTGTGGAGGAAACCAAAG GGGAGCTTCTGTTGAATCTGGAACGGTTTGAGGAGGCGGCAGATGTATACAGACGATTGCAGGAGAGAAATCCTGAAAACTGGGCTTATTACCATGGCCTGGAAAAAGCCCTCAAACCTG TGAATACAGAAGAGAAGCTAAAGATCTATGAGGAGGCCTGGGAGAAATACCCTAAAGGTCTCGTACCTCGCAGGTTACCACTCAGCTTCTTGTCTG GGGACAAGTTTCGAGAGTGTTTGGATAGATATTTAAGAATGAACTTCAGTAAAGGCTGTCCTCCAGTCTTCACCACACTCAGATCTCTCTATCAGGACAAAGAGAAG GTGTCAATAATTGAAGAATTAGTTGTTGGTTTTGAAACGTCGTTACGGAGCTGTCGAATGTTCAGCCCAGatg ATGATGGCAAAGAGGAGCCGCCCACTACATTACTTTGGGTGCAGTATTTTCTGGCTCAGCACTATGATCAGATCGGCCAGCACACCATGGCACTCGAATACATCAACGCTGGCATTGAGAGCACACCTACTCTGATCGAGCTCTTCCTCATTAAAGCCAAGATATACAAG CATGCTGGGAACATCCGGGAAGCAGCTCGTTGGATGGACGAAGCTCAGGCCCTGGACACAGCAGACCGTTTTATTAACTCCAAATGCGCAAAGTACCTGCTTAAAGCAGGTCTGGTCAAAGAAGCTGAGGAAATGTGCGCCAAATTCACGAGG GAGGGAGCGTCTGCAGTAGAGAATCTGAATGAGATGCAGTGTATGTGGTTCCAGACTGAATGTGCTCTGGCCTATAAATCTATGAAGAAATGTGGAGAAGCACTCAAAAAATGCCATGAGATTGAAAGG CACTTTGTAGAGATAACAGATGATCAGTTTGACTTCCATACGTACTGCATGCGGAAGATGACACTGCGTTCCTACGTGGACCTGCTTAAGCTGGAGGATGTGTTACGCATGCACCCATTCTACTTCAAAGCCTCACAGACCGCCATCCAAATCTACCTCAACCTGCATGACAACCCGCTAACGGATGACAGCAAGGAGCTACAGGCTGAAACTG GGAACCTGACTGACAAAGAACTGAAAAAGTTAAGGAATAAGCAACGGAGAGCACAGAAGAAAGCACAGCTggaggaggaaaaaaagaatgcagagaaagagaaacagtTAAAGAaccagaagaagaaaaaagaggaTGATGACGAAGAGATCGGTGGCCCTAAAGAGGAACTCATACCAGAGAAACTGGCCAgg GTGGAGAATCCATTAGATGAAGCTGTAAAGTTTCTGACACCTTTGAAAAACCTGGTGAAGAATAAAATAGACACGCACCTTCTGGCCTTTGAAATCTACTTTAGGAAAG AAAAGTTCCTGTTAATGCTGCAGTCGGTGAAGAGGGCCAATGCAATAGACCCGGACCACCCTTGGCTTCACCAGTGTCTAGTGCGCTTCTTTAAAGGAG TGTCCGAAAGTAAAGACCTAGCAGAATCGGTCAGCATGGTGCTCAAGCAGGAAATCTCCAGGCTGTTTGGGGAAAGCAATGCTAAGAGCTTCAATCAGGCCTTCCTCAGCAAGCACTCCAGTTCCATCCCTCACCGAGTAGCAG CTGCCAAAATGATGTTCTACTTAGACCCTTCAACACAGAAGAAGGCAGTGGAACTGGCTATAGCACTTGATGAATCACTGAACAACAGGAGTATTCAG ATCTGTACAGAGGTTTTGGAAAGCCTGTGTGATGGCAGCCTTGGAGAGGCTAAAGAAACTGCCGAGTTATACCGGGCAGAGTGTCATAAGATCTACCCCTATACGCTGGCCTTCATGCCCCCAGGCTACGAGGAAAACATGAAGATTGCTGTCAACGGAGACGTCTCCACGGAAACTGAGGAGCTGGCCAATGATATGTGA
- the naa15b gene encoding N-alpha-acetyltransferase 15, NatA auxiliary subunit b isoform X1: MPTVTLPPKENALFKRILRCYEHKQYRNGLKFCKQILSNPKFSEHGETLAMKGLTLNCLGKKEEAYELVRRGLRNDLKSHVCWHVYGLLQRSDKKYDEAIKCYRNALKWDKDNLQILRDLSLLQIQMRDLEGYRETRYQLLQLRPAQRASWIGYAIAYHLLEDYEMAAKIIEEFRKTQQTSPDKVDYEYSELLLYQNQVLREAGLLREALDHLTTYEKQICDKLAVEETKGELLLNLERFEEAADVYRRLQERNPENWAYYHGLEKALKPVNTEEKLKIYEEAWEKYPKGLVPRRLPLSFLSGDKFRECLDRYLRMNFSKGCPPVFTTLRSLYQDKEKVSIIEELVVGFETSLRSCRMFSPDGGSVDIHAHCVRIQPNFCVCADGARTTVHAQDDGKEEPPTTLLWVQYFLAQHYDQIGQHTMALEYINAGIESTPTLIELFLIKAKIYKHAGNIREAARWMDEAQALDTADRFINSKCAKYLLKAGLVKEAEEMCAKFTREGASAVENLNEMQCMWFQTECALAYKSMKKCGEALKKCHEIERHFVEITDDQFDFHTYCMRKMTLRSYVDLLKLEDVLRMHPFYFKASQTAIQIYLNLHDNPLTDDSKELQAETGNLTDKELKKLRNKQRRAQKKAQLEEEKKNAEKEKQLKNQKKKKEDDDEEIGGPKEELIPEKLARVENPLDEAVKFLTPLKNLVKNKIDTHLLAFEIYFRKEKFLLMLQSVKRANAIDPDHPWLHQCLVRFFKGVSESKDLAESVSMVLKQEISRLFGESNAKSFNQAFLSKHSSSIPHRVAAAKMMFYLDPSTQKKAVELAIALDESLNNRSIQICTEVLESLCDGSLGEAKETAELYRAECHKIYPYTLAFMPPGYEENMKIAVNGDVSTETEELANDM, encoded by the exons ATGCCGACAGTCACTCTGCCTCCCAAAGAAAACGCTCTGTTCAAGAGGATCCTG AGATGTTATGAACACAAGCAGTACAGAAATGGACTGAAATTCTGCAAACAGATTCTCTCTAATCCCAAGTTCTCAGAACATGGAG AGACACTGGCGATGAAAGGCCTGACCCTGAACTGCCTGGGAAAGAAAGAAGAAGCCTACGAACTTGTCCGTAGAGGTCTACGAAATGACCTGAAGAGCCACGTTT GTTGGCATGTGTACGGTCTGCTCCAGAGGTCTGACAAGAAGTACGATGAGGCTATAAAGTGCTACAGAAATGCACTGAAATGGGACAAAGACAACTTGCAGATCCTTCGAGATCTCTCACTGCTGCAGATCCAAATGAGAGACCTGGAGGGTTACAGG GAGACCCGGTATCAGCTGCTGCAGTTGCGGCCAGCTCAGCGAGCATCATGGATTGGTTACGCCATTGCGTATCACCTCTTAGAGGACTATGAGATGGCCGCCAAAATCATTGAGGAGTTTAGAAAAACACAACAG aCGTCCCCTGACAAAGTGGATTATGAGTACAGTGAACTGCTGCTGTATCAGAATCAGGTCCTGAGGGAGGCAGGACTCTTGAGAGAAGCTCTGGATCATCTCACCACCTACGAGAAACAGATCTGTGATAAACTGGCTGTGGAGGAAACCAAAG GGGAGCTTCTGTTGAATCTGGAACGGTTTGAGGAGGCGGCAGATGTATACAGACGATTGCAGGAGAGAAATCCTGAAAACTGGGCTTATTACCATGGCCTGGAAAAAGCCCTCAAACCTG TGAATACAGAAGAGAAGCTAAAGATCTATGAGGAGGCCTGGGAGAAATACCCTAAAGGTCTCGTACCTCGCAGGTTACCACTCAGCTTCTTGTCTG GGGACAAGTTTCGAGAGTGTTTGGATAGATATTTAAGAATGAACTTCAGTAAAGGCTGTCCTCCAGTCTTCACCACACTCAGATCTCTCTATCAGGACAAAGAGAAG GTGTCAATAATTGAAGAATTAGTTGTTGGTTTTGAAACGTCGTTACGGAGCTGTCGAATGTTCAGCCCAGatg GAGGGTCCGTGGACATCCATGCGCACTGTGTCCGCATCCAGCCCAATTTTTGCGTCTGCGCAGATGGTGCGCGTACAACAGTGCATGCGCAAG ATGATGGCAAAGAGGAGCCGCCCACTACATTACTTTGGGTGCAGTATTTTCTGGCTCAGCACTATGATCAGATCGGCCAGCACACCATGGCACTCGAATACATCAACGCTGGCATTGAGAGCACACCTACTCTGATCGAGCTCTTCCTCATTAAAGCCAAGATATACAAG CATGCTGGGAACATCCGGGAAGCAGCTCGTTGGATGGACGAAGCTCAGGCCCTGGACACAGCAGACCGTTTTATTAACTCCAAATGCGCAAAGTACCTGCTTAAAGCAGGTCTGGTCAAAGAAGCTGAGGAAATGTGCGCCAAATTCACGAGG GAGGGAGCGTCTGCAGTAGAGAATCTGAATGAGATGCAGTGTATGTGGTTCCAGACTGAATGTGCTCTGGCCTATAAATCTATGAAGAAATGTGGAGAAGCACTCAAAAAATGCCATGAGATTGAAAGG CACTTTGTAGAGATAACAGATGATCAGTTTGACTTCCATACGTACTGCATGCGGAAGATGACACTGCGTTCCTACGTGGACCTGCTTAAGCTGGAGGATGTGTTACGCATGCACCCATTCTACTTCAAAGCCTCACAGACCGCCATCCAAATCTACCTCAACCTGCATGACAACCCGCTAACGGATGACAGCAAGGAGCTACAGGCTGAAACTG GGAACCTGACTGACAAAGAACTGAAAAAGTTAAGGAATAAGCAACGGAGAGCACAGAAGAAAGCACAGCTggaggaggaaaaaaagaatgcagagaaagagaaacagtTAAAGAaccagaagaagaaaaaagaggaTGATGACGAAGAGATCGGTGGCCCTAAAGAGGAACTCATACCAGAGAAACTGGCCAgg GTGGAGAATCCATTAGATGAAGCTGTAAAGTTTCTGACACCTTTGAAAAACCTGGTGAAGAATAAAATAGACACGCACCTTCTGGCCTTTGAAATCTACTTTAGGAAAG AAAAGTTCCTGTTAATGCTGCAGTCGGTGAAGAGGGCCAATGCAATAGACCCGGACCACCCTTGGCTTCACCAGTGTCTAGTGCGCTTCTTTAAAGGAG TGTCCGAAAGTAAAGACCTAGCAGAATCGGTCAGCATGGTGCTCAAGCAGGAAATCTCCAGGCTGTTTGGGGAAAGCAATGCTAAGAGCTTCAATCAGGCCTTCCTCAGCAAGCACTCCAGTTCCATCCCTCACCGAGTAGCAG CTGCCAAAATGATGTTCTACTTAGACCCTTCAACACAGAAGAAGGCAGTGGAACTGGCTATAGCACTTGATGAATCACTGAACAACAGGAGTATTCAG ATCTGTACAGAGGTTTTGGAAAGCCTGTGTGATGGCAGCCTTGGAGAGGCTAAAGAAACTGCCGAGTTATACCGGGCAGAGTGTCATAAGATCTACCCCTATACGCTGGCCTTCATGCCCCCAGGCTACGAGGAAAACATGAAGATTGCTGTCAACGGAGACGTCTCCACGGAAACTGAGGAGCTGGCCAATGATATGTGA
- the LOC137031447 gene encoding ras-related protein Rab-33B has protein sequence MDSSLESSSSSNGALPVRCCRTCKIIVIGDAGVGKTCLTHRFCTGQFPSRTEATIGVDFREKVLDIGGEKVKVQLWDTAGQERFRKSMVQHYYRNVHGIVFVFDVTNPISFRNLPLWMDECRQHSLGPDIPRALVCNKADLVTSAITSVLIEQARHLAEVHGMSFYLTSAKGRKGDQVDSIFVTLAKSLKSQRSQSMNECVLQCRSESSTIPAKIILAQESKKKWACIC, from the exons ATGGATTCGTCCTTGGAGAGCTCCAGCTCATCGAACGGCGCGCTGCCTGTGCGCTGCTGCCGAACCTGTAAGATTATTGTGATCGGAGATGCCGGTGTCGGCAAGACCTGTCTGACACACCGCTTCTGCACCGGACAGTTTCCCAGCAGAACGGAGGCGACAATTGGTGTGGATTTTCGTGAGAAAGTTCTTGACATAGGAGGCGAGAAAGTCAAA GTACAGCTGTGGGACACGGCTGGTCAGGAGCGTTTTCGTAAAAGCATGGTGCAGCACTACTATCGCAATGTGCACGGGATTGTCTTCGTGTTTGATGTCACTAACCCCATTAGTTTCCGCAATCTGCCACTGTGGATGGACGAGTGCCGTCAGCACTCTCTTGGTCCAGATATACCCCGGGCCCTTGTTTGCAACAAGGCCGATCTGGTCACTTCAGCAATTACATCTGTGTTAATCGAGCAGGCTCGTCATTTGGCCGAAGTCCATGGAATGTCTTTTTATCTTACTTCAGCCAAAGGTCGCAAAGGGGACCAGGTGGACAGCATCTTTGTGACATTGGCAAAGAGTCTGAAAAGCCAGAGAAGCCAGAGTATGAACGAATGTGTGTTACAGTGCAGATCTGAGAGCTCCACAATCCCAGCAAAAATTATATTAGCACAAGAGAGCAAGAAGAAATGGGCCTGCATCTGCTAA